GCCACAGAAGCGACCGTCCAGGCCCACGCGCAGGCCTCGGAGTCCCACCCCCGCACGCTGCCTACACCCCTCCCGGCCCGCCCGACCACGCCCCCGCTCCCGCCGTGGCGCGTGCAACCCCGCCCTCCCCGGAGTCTCCGAGCCTAGCGGGCGGAGGGCGGGGCGGGATGGGGCGAGGCGCGCGGGAGGCGGAGCCGAGTCGGGGAATCCTGCTCCCGGCTAGCGCAGGGCCCAGCAGAACCGCCTGGCCGTCCGAGGGCTCCCGCGTCGGGGGCGGCGGGGAACCCCAGACACCAACGGGCCGGGAGGGAAACGCGCCAAGCGAGCCGCCGCCACCGCCTCCGCGCCGCCCCCGTGGGCTGAGGGGGGCCCGACGCGTCTTCACTCCGCCCGCCGCCAGTCCCCGCGGTCCCGCCGTCCGCTCGCCGGCTCGTCTCCCGCGCGCCATGCAGCCACCGCCTGCCCTGCGCGCGTAGGCGCCCGCCACAGGCCATGCTGCCCCTGCTCGCCGCGCTGCTGGCCGCCGCCTGCCCGCTGCCGCCCGCCCGCGGCGGGGCCGCGGACGCGCCGGGCCTCCTCGGGGCGCCCCTCAACGCCTCGGTCAACGCGTCGTCTGCGGACGAGCCTGCCGCCCCGCGGCTGCTGGCCTCGGCTGCGCCCGGGGCCCCCGAGCGCCCCGGCccggaggaggaggcggcggcgccGTGCAACATCAGCGTGCAGCGACAGATGCTGAGCTCGCTGCTCGTGCGTTGGGGCCGCCCGCGGGGCTTCCAGTGCGACCTGCTCCTCTTCTCCACCAACGCGCATGGCCGCGCCTTCTTCGCCGCCGCCTTCCACCGAGTCGGGCCGCCGCTACTTATCGAGCACCTAGGGCTGGCGGCGGGCGGCGCGCAGCAGGACCTGCGCCTCTGCGTGGGCTGCGGCTGGGTGCGCGGCCGCCGCCCCGGCCGCCTCCGGCCCGCCGGCGCCACCGCCGGGACGCCCACCGCGCTGCCCGCCTACCCCGCAGCCGAGCCCCCCGGGCCGCTGTGGCTGCAGGGAGAGCCGCTGCATTTCTGCTGCCTGGACTTCAGCCTGGAGGAGCTGCAGGGCGAGCCGGGCTGGCGGCTGAACCGAAAGCCCATCGAGTCCACGCTGGTGGCCTGCTTCATGACCCTGGTCATCGTCGTGTGGAGCGTGGCCGCCCTCATCTGGCCGGTGCCCATCATCGCCGGCTTCCTGCCCAACGGCATGGAGCAGCGCCggaccgccgccgccgccgcccccgccgccgtaCCCGCTGGGaccaccaccgccgccgccgccgccgccgcagccgctgCCGCAGCCGCGGCCGTCACCTCGGGGGCGGCGACCAAGTGACCCGCCCCACTCCTCCCCTTGTCCTCCCTATGTCCGCGCTCTCGGTGCCTTTCCCGCCGGGAGACTCGGCCGGTGTGCTTCGTGCAGTAGTGACCGTTAGTTCTTCCGGGGAGGGGTCCGCGGAAGAGGCCCCAGCGTGTGGGAAAAGCCAGGTTTGTGCCGCGCTTCTGGCTCCGAAAAGCAGATGCAAGCCCTTGCCCTGTAGGGTGAGATCCGCAGCTTGGAAGACGGAGAGGAGGGAAATGGGGCCCTTTCCCCTCTTTGCGtccccctgccctccttcctccccgcACCCACGTGCCCTATATTCATGGCAGAAAATGACCAAATCctgtgtatttgttttatatatttaataactgttttaaatgaaagttttagtaaaaaaaatcaaattgctaTTGCTGTAGTAAGGGAAGCTCTTTGTATCTGAACATAGTATTTgaagtttgttgttttttaatttatttaaaaggggGAGGAGGCATGGGAATGATTTAACACTGATATATTGTTACCGCTGAAAATGAACTTTATTAACCTTTTTCCAAGTCGGTCTATCCAGTGACGTGGCCAGATGGGCGTTTCTTCTTGTACTTATGTGTTTTTTTGGCTTTTAATACAGACATTTTCCTCCAGAGATGCGTATGGGTCTTTATTTGATTCGGAAAAGGAGTCCAAGAATTACAAGATGATTCCCTGAAACGTGAGGAAGGGAATCTTCAGAAAGTGAGAGAAGGGCTAACTCTGTCTCCCTTACCTGTCTGGGAGAGGCGGGAGATGGAAACCATACTACTGACCCTAATGGCAGTGTTTTTGCCTCTCACCACGCggccacccccacccctcagcctCACTGACACCCGTCACAGCGGCATACAGGGTTTTATGTGATTTATCTTTTTACGCATTTCCCTCAGGCCCTGCAAAACACCAAGTTAAGTGCCAAAATGGTGAAATCGGTAGTTCCTCTGAGCCAGGTGTCTTTCATGAAAATGACCCATTTTAAAAGGCATGTAGATTTCCTATTCATATGTGTAACCTTTAGTATACGAACACATTTCAAAAGCTGGTTTTAAAGCCTGAGCTATTTCGGCATTAAGATTTTTTCAAGATAAACTCTTACAGACTAATtaacaccttaaaaaaaatttaagctacTTTCTCTTGTTCCATCTCCTCCCCACTTTTGAGTGAATACTTGATAACTGTTCTAGAGCATACTGTTCTAGTGAATACTAGTTATCGTTCTTGATAGTTCTCAAAGTGGTGTCCCTGGAACAGCAACATCAGTAACACCCGggaacttgttagagatgcagaACTGGGGCCCTGCCCAGGACCTACAGAtgcagaaactctggggtggggcccagcaatctgctTTAACAAGCCCTGTGACAAATTCTGATGGGattcaaatttgagaaccactgtgtacTAGTGGAAGAGAACCTTCAAAGTATGTAGCCTCCTTTTATCTCAAGATGTCTCTATTATATCAAAGAAATGGGACCCTTTTTTCACAGGAATCTGTCTGGAGGAGAGTCTGGGTCATTGCCCTGTAGCTTCAGTTGTTCCTGTCTCTTAGGGGTCCAGGATATCTCTAGCAGAAGCCAGCCTCTTAGAGAGGAAAGCGTGAGGGTGGCAGTCTTCCTCTATCTCCTGATCCAGGCATTGGAGAAGTTCAGTATAATGCAAATCCGCTAGCCTCACGCGTCACTGTAAACCTTCTTATACCCCAAAGCAAGGTAGGTTGTGAACTGCTCTCTTCTCTAACCCTGTGGTAACTAGCAGGGGAAAATCAATAACTTTCCTAAACTTGGTCAATTTTAATATAGTCATAGCATTTGTAATTCTGGAAGGCATATTAAGAATTCCTaggataacacacacacatacacacacagtcacCCTGATTTTTCCAAGatgaaaattgaggctcaggttCAGCATTTTGCCTACAATCACACAGCTACACAAAAAAGCAGAGCTGAAACCAAACCTGGGTCTTCTGCCTCCCTGACTCTTATTTTTTCATCACCAGAAACTGCCCTTTCTAGGTGAATTAGGAGCTAGCCACTCAGAGTCTGATCCTCTGTTGACCCACCCCTGTCACTGTCAGATTCTGTGTAGTCACAAATGCAAAGGAGCCAGAGagcatcaattttttaaatgagacacTCAGGCACTTGATAAaactttctatgtatttttacacacacacacctaaaacGTATTTAGATCTATCGATCAATcgtgctacacacacacacacacacacacacacacg
The DNA window shown above is from Phocoena phocoena chromosome 10, mPhoPho1.1, whole genome shotgun sequence and carries:
- the TMEM158 gene encoding transmembrane protein 158, which translates into the protein MLPLLAALLAAACPLPPARGGAADAPGLLGAPLNASVNASSADEPAAPRLLASAAPGAPERPGPEEEAAAPCNISVQRQMLSSLLVRWGRPRGFQCDLLLFSTNAHGRAFFAAAFHRVGPPLLIEHLGLAAGGAQQDLRLCVGCGWVRGRRPGRLRPAGATAGTPTALPAYPAAEPPGPLWLQGEPLHFCCLDFSLEELQGEPGWRLNRKPIESTLVACFMTLVIVVWSVAALIWPVPIIAGFLPNGMEQRRTAAAAAPAAVPAGTTTAAAAAAAAAAAAAAVTSGAATK